The following proteins come from a genomic window of Hymenobacter canadensis:
- a CDS encoding outer membrane beta-barrel protein, protein MGSSFLCNLWPTSGLFLTVLSSFFICFHPMKKLFLLSLGCALALSAVAQTEKGARYIGANVGNLSYGRNDKNNSISATLTPSAGVFVGNNFLLGTGLPISYSRSHFETGFQKSTRRNVEVGLVPFARYYLPGAGAHRFFGHLQAGIARGSNRYQSENMYIASGGQVVATKEDQRSSDTSTIFGAGLGYNYFLTPGAALEVIASYNRAGYGDYDSYGALNVSAGFAVFLPSKGTAAPAN, encoded by the coding sequence GTGGGCAGCTCTTTTTTGTGCAACCTTTGGCCGACGTCTGGCCTCTTCCTGACGGTTCTATCTTCCTTTTTTATCTGTTTTCATCCAATGAAAAAACTATTCCTCCTCAGCCTGGGCTGTGCGCTGGCCTTGTCTGCTGTTGCCCAAACCGAGAAAGGCGCCCGCTACATCGGGGCCAATGTGGGCAACCTGAGCTATGGCCGCAACGACAAGAACAACAGCATCTCAGCTACCCTAACTCCTTCCGCAGGGGTGTTCGTGGGGAACAATTTCCTGTTAGGTACCGGCCTACCAATCAGCTACTCACGCAGTCATTTTGAAACCGGCTTTCAAAAAAGCACGCGCCGGAATGTAGAGGTAGGCCTAGTGCCATTTGCGCGCTATTACCTGCCGGGCGCAGGGGCACACCGCTTTTTCGGGCATTTGCAGGCAGGCATTGCACGTGGTAGCAACCGTTACCAGTCGGAAAATATGTACATAGCCTCCGGTGGTCAGGTGGTTGCCACCAAAGAAGATCAGCGCAGCAGTGATACTTCCACCATCTTCGGTGCTGGTCTAGGCTACAACTATTTCCTGACGCCGGGCGCAGCACTGGAAGTAATTGCCAGCTACAACCGGGCCGGCTACGGCGACTACGACAGCTACGGTGCCCTCAACGTATCGGCCGGCTTTGCGGTGTTCCTGCCCTCGAAAGGCACGGCTGCCCCCGCCAACTAA
- a CDS encoding penicillin acylase family protein — MLRIIKPVLALLVSVSLTWVLNTRQGDVPPFGKFLSPFRGFWRNAEPAAAPAARQTLRLPGLRQPVQVRFDDRRVPHIFAQNDHDLYYAQGYLTARDRLWQMDFLAHVASGRLAEIVGPARLETDRFFRRMGLPFGARRSLDSAMTDPVTRLVLTSYADGANAYIGSLTPQTLPFEYKLLDYAPEPWEPLKSALILKYMAFDLSGRSDDLRMSNALARYGPAVIKDLFPDYPTQEEPIVPVGTPLDFTPLPVPATPPGFLAAMSGKVPQNEPDPELGSNNFAVSGAKSASGFPLLANDPHLQLNLPSIWYQVQLAAPGLNVYGVSIPGTPTVIIGFNEQVAWGVTNVAADVLDWYQLKFRDSSRREYWHDGRWKPIRRVVERITVRGQPDRLDTVLYTHHGPIVYDRPEKPFLAGQAPVAHAMRWTAHDAANEYQTFYRLNRARNYQDYTAALSTYGSPAQNFIFASAEKDIAIWPNGRFPLKWREQGKFILDGTDPAYDWQGWIPAEQNPHVLNPPRQFVSSANQFSTGPDYPYYLNWNYGDGSYDRAHRINERLAGMRRVTPDSLRMLQNDNLSVTAQLLLPRLLQLAAGPANADTLVAAASPEARVLAELRRWNYHYTADALAPSVYELWYGNLVKRIWSDDFGLKATGLEMRMPARDRTKTLILREAGSRWIDDQRTPQRETLPQLVRRSLRFATDSLTRKYGPPGPRWAWKNQKSTDILHMLQIPGFGHMDLDCGGGAGIVNATTERNGPSWRMVVALGPRVKAYGVFPGGQSGNPGSVAYDDMLETWRVGQLNELIFLRSATEPNPRVRTAWTLER; from the coding sequence ATGCTGCGTATTATCAAACCTGTTCTGGCGCTGCTCGTCAGCGTTTCGCTGACGTGGGTGCTCAACACCCGGCAGGGCGACGTGCCGCCGTTCGGCAAGTTCCTGAGCCCGTTCCGTGGGTTCTGGCGCAACGCCGAACCCGCCGCAGCGCCCGCCGCCCGCCAGACGCTGCGCCTGCCGGGCCTGCGCCAGCCCGTGCAGGTGCGTTTCGACGACCGGCGCGTGCCCCACATCTTCGCCCAGAACGACCACGACCTGTACTATGCGCAGGGCTACCTCACGGCCCGCGACCGGCTCTGGCAGATGGACTTTCTGGCCCACGTGGCCAGCGGCCGGCTCGCCGAGATTGTGGGCCCGGCCCGGCTGGAAACCGACCGGTTTTTCCGGCGCATGGGCCTGCCATTCGGCGCGCGCCGCTCGCTGGACTCGGCCATGACCGACCCGGTGACCCGCCTCGTGCTGACCTCTTACGCCGACGGGGCCAACGCCTACATCGGCAGCCTCACGCCCCAGACGCTGCCCTTTGAGTACAAGCTGCTCGACTACGCGCCCGAGCCCTGGGAACCGCTGAAAAGTGCCCTGATTCTGAAATACATGGCCTTTGACCTGAGCGGCCGCTCCGACGACCTGCGCATGAGCAACGCGCTGGCCCGCTACGGCCCGGCTGTCATCAAGGACCTGTTTCCGGATTACCCAACGCAGGAAGAGCCCATTGTGCCCGTCGGCACCCCGCTCGACTTTACGCCCCTGCCGGTACCAGCCACGCCGCCAGGCTTTCTGGCGGCCATGTCGGGCAAGGTACCGCAGAATGAGCCCGACCCGGAACTAGGCTCCAACAACTTCGCGGTGAGCGGGGCGAAGTCGGCCTCGGGCTTCCCGCTGCTGGCCAACGACCCGCACCTGCAGCTCAACCTGCCCAGCATCTGGTACCAGGTGCAGCTGGCCGCCCCCGGCCTGAACGTGTACGGCGTGAGCATTCCGGGCACGCCCACGGTCATCATCGGCTTCAACGAGCAGGTGGCTTGGGGCGTGACCAACGTGGCCGCTGACGTGCTGGACTGGTACCAGCTGAAGTTCCGGGACAGCAGCCGGCGCGAGTATTGGCACGATGGCCGCTGGAAACCCATCCGGCGGGTGGTGGAGCGAATTACGGTGCGCGGCCAGCCCGACCGCCTCGACACCGTGCTCTACACCCACCACGGCCCCATCGTGTACGACCGGCCGGAGAAGCCCTTCCTTGCCGGCCAGGCCCCCGTGGCCCACGCCATGCGCTGGACCGCCCACGACGCCGCCAACGAGTATCAGACCTTTTACCGCCTCAACCGGGCCCGCAACTACCAGGACTACACGGCCGCGCTCAGCACCTATGGCTCGCCGGCCCAGAACTTCATTTTTGCCAGCGCCGAAAAGGATATTGCCATCTGGCCCAACGGCCGCTTCCCGCTGAAATGGCGCGAGCAGGGCAAGTTCATCCTCGATGGCACCGACCCGGCCTACGACTGGCAGGGCTGGATTCCGGCCGAGCAGAATCCGCACGTGCTGAACCCGCCGCGGCAGTTTGTGTCGTCGGCCAATCAGTTTTCCACTGGCCCCGACTATCCTTACTACCTCAACTGGAACTACGGCGACGGCAGCTACGACCGCGCCCACCGCATCAACGAGCGGCTGGCCGGCATGCGCCGGGTTACGCCCGACAGCCTGCGGATGCTGCAAAACGACAACCTCAGCGTGACGGCCCAGCTGCTCCTGCCCCGCCTGCTACAGCTGGCCGCCGGCCCCGCCAACGCCGACACGCTGGTAGCAGCCGCCTCGCCCGAGGCCCGTGTGCTGGCCGAGCTGCGCCGCTGGAACTACCACTACACCGCCGACGCTCTGGCGCCCAGTGTGTATGAGCTGTGGTACGGCAACCTCGTCAAACGCATCTGGTCCGATGATTTCGGGCTGAAAGCCACCGGCCTGGAAATGCGTATGCCCGCCCGCGACCGAACCAAAACGCTCATCCTACGCGAAGCCGGCAGCCGCTGGATCGACGACCAACGCACGCCGCAGCGCGAGACGCTGCCGCAGCTGGTGCGCCGCAGCCTGCGCTTCGCCACCGACTCTTTGACGCGCAAATATGGCCCGCCGGGCCCGCGCTGGGCTTGGAAGAATCAGAAAAGTACCGACATCCTGCACATGCTCCAGATTCCCGGCTTCGGGCACATGGACCTGGACTGCGGCGGCGGCGCGGGCATTGTGAATGCCACCACCGAGCGCAACGGCCCTTCGTGGCGCATGGTGGTGGCGCTGGGGCCGCGCGTGAAGGCCTACGGCGTGTTTCCGGGCGGGCAGAGCGGCAACCCCGGCTCCGTCGCCTACGACGATATGCTGGAAACCTGGCGCGTGGGCCAGCTCAACGAGCTGATCTTCCTGCGCTCGGCCACCGAACCCAACCCGCGCGTCCGGACTGCCTGGACGCTGGAGCGCTGA
- a CDS encoding carboxypeptidase-like regulatory domain-containing protein yields the protein MLYSFNSNWCSNAVRGSFRYPVLVLFICFSSTGFSKAVSRGSGFSEPTEAVSTSLVRGRVLNEVGKPLAGATILWKGSPYGVTTDSQGNYQLPLAAGHTVVLFSYAGYVNEEVQVRGAGVQNVTLLPYEPSVPASGVREKRLLRSLR from the coding sequence ATGCTGTACTCTTTTAATTCCAATTGGTGCTCAAATGCTGTCCGTGGTAGTTTTCGCTACCCTGTACTGGTGCTGTTCATATGCTTCAGCTCTACGGGTTTTAGCAAAGCTGTCAGTCGTGGAAGTGGTTTTAGTGAGCCTACAGAGGCCGTTTCAACTTCCCTAGTACGTGGACGTGTACTGAATGAGGTGGGCAAACCATTAGCAGGGGCTACTATACTGTGGAAAGGAAGCCCTTATGGAGTCACTACAGATTCGCAGGGCAACTACCAACTACCGCTGGCGGCTGGGCATACTGTTGTGCTGTTCAGCTATGCTGGATATGTTAACGAAGAGGTGCAAGTGCGTGGGGCAGGCGTTCAAAATGTGACACTGCTACCTTATGAGCCTAGTGTGCCAGCTTCTGGGGTGCGCGAAAAACGGTTATTGCGCAGTCTACGATAG
- a CDS encoding septal ring lytic transglycosylase RlpA family protein, translating to MSLVLVLLTSFAPASYALGRSDDDKTPATASRRATVLRGRASWYGREHQGHRTSNGERFDRNQYTCAHKTLPFGTRLRVTNPTTGQAVVVRVTDRGPFRHQRILDLAEIAARPLGIVQHGAVSVVAEVVPATTPLGPTDAPEDLAALAADSVNTLTATTTILPGTTEAADVVLVPEPKPTFVVQAGTFGDARNAQAVLDKIMALDRSLAVTMAAGTKEGKPVSRVLVGGFQDRAEADRVRLRLQEWGIAGLVRQSENL from the coding sequence ATGTCCCTCGTTCTGGTGCTGCTGACCAGCTTTGCACCGGCTAGCTACGCCCTCGGGCGTTCCGACGACGACAAAACGCCCGCCACTGCTTCCCGCCGCGCCACTGTGCTGCGGGGCCGCGCTTCGTGGTACGGTCGGGAGCACCAGGGCCACCGCACCAGCAATGGCGAGCGGTTTGACCGTAACCAGTATACCTGCGCCCACAAAACCCTGCCCTTCGGCACCCGCCTGCGCGTCACGAACCCCACCACCGGCCAAGCCGTGGTGGTGCGGGTTACCGACCGGGGCCCCTTCCGCCACCAGCGCATTCTGGACTTGGCCGAAATTGCGGCCCGCCCGCTGGGCATCGTGCAGCACGGCGCCGTGAGCGTAGTAGCCGAAGTAGTTCCGGCCACCACTCCCCTCGGCCCCACCGATGCCCCCGAGGATCTCGCGGCCCTGGCCGCCGACTCGGTTAACACCCTCACCGCCACCACCACCATCCTGCCCGGTACCACCGAGGCCGCCGACGTGGTGCTGGTGCCTGAGCCCAAGCCCACCTTCGTCGTGCAGGCCGGCACTTTCGGCGACGCCCGCAACGCCCAGGCCGTACTCGACAAGATTATGGCACTGGACCGCTCACTGGCCGTGACGATGGCCGCCGGCACCAAGGAAGGTAAACCTGTCAGCCGCGTGCTGGTAGGCGGCTTCCAGGACCGCGCCGAGGCCGACCGGGTGCGTCTGCGCCTGCAGGAATGGGGCATTGCCGGCCTAGTGCGGCAGAGCGAGAATCTGTAA
- a CDS encoding TonB family protein, with the protein MSLLSATASRCLLLTGLLTTLPLLPLLAQKQHATSRSLPAAPADEPIYETHQVEIWPEYASGLFALKQSLKSARLPAEVHEGRIRGAVYVGFVVRSDGHLTDISVLRGLSPGTDAEALRLIKAMPPWRPARRLDQAVAVRHSVPVVFENPSGKTPNTPAAGTITEDASISKAYTFVEQMPVFPGGMDSLRAYIQQQVKYPALALREKIEGRVFVRFVVSTDGSIREVQVQKGLGSGCDEEALRVIKSLPRFEPGKQNGRAVPVYYTVPVVFSLTPPRSSDLMDLPAYTPVSPQPEPAKVYTYVEQMPTLSGSASRTSLGAAVQQALVLPPEVREGRTEGTVFLHFVVQPTGTISDLKVVRSLCPTCDEAALAAVRALPSFEPGRQNGQAVAVQLTVPVPLLGPNHVFEGGQVATPASFPGGGPALRQYLSKELKEPKVLKQENLRSAVEVRFVVQADGSIGAAEIIRPLCRSCDEEALRLVRAMPRWTPARNAANQPVSVRQQVIIPMPAAELPPRGRTGKTRFYQRPSQVLPGRIPANVPATAVALR; encoded by the coding sequence ATGTCGTTGCTATCCGCTACTGCTTCCCGCTGCCTGCTGCTGACAGGTCTGCTAACCACGCTGCCGCTGTTGCCCCTGCTGGCGCAGAAGCAGCATGCTACCAGCCGGTCGTTGCCCGCCGCCCCTGCTGATGAGCCAATCTATGAAACGCATCAGGTGGAGATATGGCCGGAGTATGCGTCGGGCCTTTTTGCCCTCAAACAATCCCTCAAGAGCGCCCGGCTGCCCGCTGAAGTACACGAGGGGCGCATCCGGGGCGCTGTGTATGTCGGCTTTGTAGTGCGCTCCGATGGGCACCTGACCGACATCAGCGTGCTCCGCGGCCTGAGTCCGGGCACCGACGCCGAGGCGTTGCGCCTGATAAAGGCCATGCCACCCTGGCGCCCCGCCCGCCGCCTGGATCAAGCGGTGGCAGTGCGTCATTCAGTGCCGGTGGTTTTCGAAAACCCATCTGGGAAAACGCCGAATACGCCCGCCGCTGGCACCATCACGGAGGATGCCAGCATATCCAAAGCATACACTTTTGTAGAGCAGATGCCGGTGTTTCCGGGCGGCATGGACAGTCTGCGGGCTTATATTCAGCAGCAGGTGAAATACCCGGCGCTGGCCCTGCGCGAGAAAATAGAAGGCCGCGTGTTTGTCCGGTTCGTCGTGAGTACCGATGGCAGCATCCGCGAAGTGCAGGTGCAGAAAGGTCTTGGGTCCGGTTGCGACGAGGAAGCCTTACGCGTAATCAAGAGCCTGCCGCGCTTCGAGCCAGGTAAGCAGAACGGCCGGGCAGTACCGGTCTACTACACCGTCCCGGTCGTGTTTAGCCTCACCCCGCCCCGCTCTTCTGACCTGATGGATTTGCCGGCATATACGCCTGTGTCCCCGCAGCCCGAACCGGCGAAAGTGTACACCTATGTGGAGCAGATGCCAACCCTTAGTGGCTCGGCCAGCCGCACCAGCCTGGGCGCCGCGGTGCAGCAGGCGTTGGTGCTGCCTCCCGAAGTGCGCGAAGGCCGCACGGAAGGCACCGTGTTCCTGCATTTCGTGGTGCAGCCCACTGGCACCATTTCCGACCTGAAAGTGGTACGCAGCCTCTGCCCCACCTGCGACGAAGCCGCGCTGGCCGCCGTGCGGGCGTTGCCGTCGTTTGAGCCGGGCCGGCAAAACGGGCAGGCGGTAGCCGTGCAGCTTACCGTTCCCGTGCCGCTGCTCGGGCCCAATCATGTGTTCGAAGGCGGCCAGGTAGCCACGCCGGCCAGCTTCCCCGGCGGCGGCCCGGCCCTGCGCCAGTACCTCAGCAAAGAGCTGAAGGAGCCGAAAGTGCTGAAGCAGGAAAACCTGCGCAGCGCCGTAGAAGTACGCTTCGTGGTGCAAGCTGACGGCAGTATCGGCGCTGCCGAAATCATACGCCCCCTGTGCCGCAGCTGCGACGAGGAGGCCCTGCGCCTAGTGCGCGCCATGCCCCGCTGGACGCCTGCCCGCAACGCCGCCAACCAGCCCGTATCAGTCCGGCAGCAGGTCATCATTCCGATGCCAGCCGCTGAATTGCCCCCTCGCGGCCGCACTGGCAAAACCAGATTCTACCAACGCCCCAGCCAGGTACTACCCGGCCGCATCCCGGCCAATGTTCCTGCTACTGCCGTTGCGCTCCGCTAA